One genomic region from Populus nigra chromosome 8, ddPopNigr1.1, whole genome shotgun sequence encodes:
- the LOC133700676 gene encoding trehalase-like yields MSLATMSLTTGLSPNCSGTDTVVATTPLVTFLVRVQETALGTFGEEDFDPKLYVDLSLKFNLSKTQKAFDELPRSGENGTVSVQELKEFIATYFDDAADDLVYYDPVDFVPEPEGFLPKVKNPEVRSWALEVHALWKNLSRKVSDGVLEHSELHTLLPLPEPVVVPGSRFREVYYWDSYWVIRGLLASKMYETAKAIVTNLIFHVDTYGYVLNGGRAYYTNRSQPPLLSAMVYEIYNRTCDVELVRKALPALLKEHAFWNSEIHKVTIQDAQGCNHNLSRYYAMWNKPRPERSGRDKESASKFLGNSEKQQFYRDVASAAESGWDFSTRWMRNTSEFSTTSTTSILPVDLNVYILKMELDIAFFANVLGNKSTVESFLEAAEARKNAINSVFWNDEMGQWLDYRLTNGTICKESETWQACNQNQNAYASNFIPLWIDLFHADAALVENVMRSFQSSGLVHAAGIATSLINSGHQWDFPNGWAPLQHMIVEGLLRSGLKEARSLAEDIAVRWIKTNYVGYKKTGAMHEKYNVQKCGEFGGGGFYKPQTGFGWSNGVVLTFLEEFGWPEDLSIGC; encoded by the exons aTGTCTCTAGCAACAATGTCTCTTACAACAGGTTTGTCTCCAAACTGCAGTGGAACAGATACTGTGGTAGCAACGACACCCTTAGTTACCTTTCTTGTACGTGTCCAAGAAACTGCCCTCGGGACTTTTGGAGAGGAAGACTTTGACCCAAAACTTTACGTTGATTTGTCATTAAAATTCAATCTTTCAAAGACACAGAAAGCTTTTGATGAACTACCAAGAAGCGGTGAAAACGGGACTGTTTCAGTTCAAGAGTTGAAGGAGTTTATCGCAACCTACTTTGATGATGCAGCGGATGATCTTGTTTACTATGATCCAGTGGATTTTGTTCCTGAACCAGAAGGGTTCTTGCCTAAGGTGAAGAACCCAGAAGTGAGGTCATGGGCTCTTGAGGTCCATGCTTTATGGAAGAATTTGAGTAGAAAAGTCTCTGATGGGGTCCTTGAACACTCTGAACTACACACTTTACTTCCCTTGCCCGAGCCAGTGGTTGTGCCTGGTTCACGTTTTAGAGAGGTTTATTATTGGGATTCTTATTGGGTAATTCG GGGCTTGTTGGCAAGTAAAATGTATGAGACTGCAAAAGCAATCGTGACCAATCTCATTTTCCATGTGGATACATACGGCTATGTTCTTAATGGTGGAAGGGCCTATTATACCAACAGGAG CCAACCTCCCCTCCTGAGTGCAATGGTTTATGAGATATATAATAGGACTTGTGATGTGGAATTGGTTAGAAAGGCTCTTCCTGCATTGCTAAAAGAACATGCCTTTTGGAACTCTG AGATACATAAGGTCACCATCCAGGATGCTCAAGGTTGCAATCACAACTTAAGTCGGTATTATGCAATGTGGAACAAACCCAGGCCCGAACGTTCTGGAAGA GATAAGGAATCTGCTTCCAAGTTCTTGGGTAATTCTGAGAAACAACAGTTTTACCGTGATGTGGCTTCAGCCGCTGAATCCGGATGGGATTTTAGTACAAGATGGATGAG GAATACTTCAGAATTCAGTACGACGTCCACGACATCAATTTTACCAGTTGATTTAAATGTTTACATACTCAAG ATGGAACTAGATATTGCTTTTTTTGCGAATGTCCTTGGGAACAAAAGCACAGTGGAGAGTTTCTTGGAAGCTGCCGAAGCAAGAAAAAACGCAATCAATTCTGTTTTCTGGAATGACGAGATGGGACAGTGGCTCGATTACAGACTCACTAATGGCACTATATGCAAG GAATCTGAAACATGGCAAGCTTGTAACCAAAATCAGAATGCATATGCTTCGAATTTTATTCCTTTGTGGATAGATTTGTTCCATGCAG ATGCTGCTCTGGTGGAGAATGTCATGAGAAGTTTTCAAAGTTCAGGCCTGGTTCATGCTGCTGGAATTGCCACTTCTTTAATAAATTCAGGACACCAATG GGACTTTCCAAATGGCTGGGCTCCACTTCAACACATGATAGTTGAAGGTTTGCTGAGATCTGGATTAAAAGAAGCAAGGTCATTGGCAGAAGACATAGCTGTGAGGTGGATCAAAACCAACTACGTTGGATACAAGAAAACGGGTGCAATGCATGAAAAATACAATGTGCAAAAGTGTGGAGAATTTGGAGGAGGTGGATTTTACAAACCGCAG ACTGGTTTTGGTTGGTCAAATGGAGTTGTATTGACATTTTTGGAGGAGTTTGGATGGCCTGAAGACCTGAGCATAGGTTGCTGA
- the LOC133701334 gene encoding trehalase-like, with translation MTLATSLSPKCSVRGPVVVTTPLVTFLERVQETALGTFGEEDFDPKLYVDLSLKFNLSKTQKAFDELPRSGENGTVSVKDLKVFIATFFDDAGDDLVYYDPVDFVPEPEGFLPKVKNPEVRSWALEVHALWKNLSRKVSDGVLEHSELHTLLPLPEAVVVPGSRFREVYYWDSYWVIRGLLASKMYETAKAIVTNLIFLVDTYGYVLNGARAYYTNRSQPPLLSAMVYEIYNRTCDVELVRKALPALLKEHAFWNSEIHKVTIQDAQGFNHNLSRYYAIWNKPRPESSTIDKESASKFFGNSEKQQFYRDVASAAESGWDFSTRWMRNTSEFTTLSTTSILPVDLNVYILKMELDIAFLAKVLGNKSTMESFMEIAEARKNAINSVFWDAEKGQWLDYRLTNGTICKESETWQACNQNQNAYASNFIPLWIDLFHSDAAFVENVMRSFQSSGLVHAAGIATSLINSGQQWDFPNGWAPLQHMIVEGLLRSGLKEARSLAEDIAVRWIKTNYIGYKKTGAMHEKYDVRKCGAFGGGGEYIPQTGFGWSNGVVLTFLEEFGWPEDRSIGC, from the exons ATGACACTTGCAACAAGTTTGTCTCCGAAATGCAGTGTAAGAGGTCCTGTAGTAGTAACGACACCTTTAGTTACCTTTCTTGAACGAGTCCAAGAAACTGCCCTCGGGACTTTTGGAGAGGAAGACTTTGACCCAAAACTTTACGTTGATTTGTCATTAAAATTCAATCTATCAAAGACACAGAAAGCTTTTGATGAGCTACCAAGAAGCGGTGAAAACGGGACTGTTTCAGTTAAAGATTTGAAGGTGTTTATCGCAACCTTCTTTGATGATGCAGGGGATGATCTTGTTTACTATGATCCAGTGGATTTTGTTCCTGAACCAGAAGGGTTCTTGCCTAAGGTGAAGAACCCAGAAGTGAGGTCATGGGCTCTTGAGGTCCATGCTTTATGGAAGAATTTGAGTAGAAAAGTCTCTGATGGGGTCCTTGAACACTCTGAATTACACACTTTACTTCCCTTGCCTGAGGCAGTAGTTGTGCCTGGTTCACGTTTTAGAGAGGTTTATTATTGGGATTCTTATTGGGTAATTCG GGGCTTGTTGGCAAGTAAAATGTATGAGACTGCAAAAGCAATTGTGACCAATCTCATTTTCCTTGTGGATACATATGGTTATGTTCTTAATGGTGCAAGGGCCTATTACACCAACAGGAG CCAACCTCCCCTGCTGAGTGCAATGGTTTATGAGATATATAATAGGACTTGTGATGTGGAATTGGTTAGAAAGGCTCTTCCTGCATTGCTAAAAGAACATGCCTTTTGGAACTCTG AGATACATAAGGTCACCATCCAGGATGCTCAAGGTTTCAATCACAACTTAAGTCGGTATTATGCGATTTGGAACAAACCCAGGCCCGAATCTTCTACAATA GATAAGGAATCTGCCTCCAAGTTCTTTGGAAATTCTGAGAAACAACAATTTTACCGTGATGTGGCTTCAGCTGCGGAATCCGGATGGGATTTTAGTACAAGATGGATGAG GAATACTTCAGAATTCACTACGTTGTCTACAACATCAATTTTACCTGTGGATTTAAATGTTTACATACTCAAG ATGGAACTAGATATTGCCTTTTTGGCGAAAGTCCTCGGAAACAAAAGCACAATGGAGAGTTTCATGGAAATTGCTGAAGCAAGAAAAAATGCAATCAATTCTGTTTTCTGGGATGCCGAGAAGGGACAGTGGCTCGATTACAGACTCACTAATGGCACTATATGCAAG GAATCTGAAACATGGCAGGCTTGTAACCAAAATCAGAACGCATATGCTTCGAACTTTATTCCTTTGTGGATAGATTTGTTCCATTCAG ATGCTGCTTTCGTGGAGAATGTCATGAGAAGTTTTCAAAGTTCAGGCCTGGTTCATGCTGCTGGAATTGCCACTTCTTTAATAAATTCGGGACAGCAATG GGACTTTCCAAATGGTTGGGCTCCACTTCAACACATGATAGTTGAAGGTTTGCTGAGATCTGGATTAAAAGAAGCAAGGTCATTGGCAGAAGACATAGCTGTGAGGTGGATCAAAACCAACTACATTGGATACAAGAAAACGGGCGCAAtgcatgaaaaatatgatgtgcGAAAGTGTGGAGCATTCGGAGGTGGTGGAGAATACATACCCCAG ACTGGTTTTGGTTGGTCAAATGGAGTTGTGTTGACATTTTTGGAGGAGTTTGGATGGCCTGAAGACCGGAGCATAGGTTGCTGA